TATTTCTCCTTTTAATTTAATTTGAATTTTAGTTCGTAATTCATTTAATAATTGCTCGATGCCTTTTTTCAAAGTTTTTCCTTCTAATTTTACCGGTCTTAAATGTAACAGTAACGCTCTCATCTCTGATTGAGACTCATTTACAATTGATTCAACCATCGCTAATTGCTTTTGAATATTCTCTGGTAATGTATCTGCTTTTTCATTTATTGCCGATAAAATCATCATTCCTGCAAATAGCTGCTGACTTACTGAATCATGTAACTCTCTTGCAATTCGATGTCTTTCTTGTGACAAAATTTCTTCTTTTGTCTCTTTTCGAGGGATACGAGGTAAACTACTCAATTCTTGTACTTCTCTAGAAAGTAAAACAAGTTTACTTCGAAGCAGATTAATCTCTTCTTTTATTATCTCAGAACCTTCTGCTAAAAATAAGTTGTTCGTAACAGAATTTTCAGACTCAACGATTGTATAGTTTCCTTTATTTAATAATTGTAGTCTTTCTACGATTTCTTTTTCCAATTTAACTAGAGAATGCTGCAGTACCCATGAAAAGGTAAGGCTAAGAAAAAAAATAACCGCACCTAAGAAGAGAAAAATTGGAACACTAAAATTTTCAATACTCAATAAATCCGGAAAAGATAAAAAAGAGCGTAAGGAAAATAACGTTGCAAGTACCGTTAATAAAAGAATAAGACCTAAAGTGAAAAAAAATCGAAAGAACGTCTTGATTTTCATAAATAGATCACCTCAACATCTCCAATTAACGTACTACAAACAATCTTTATCTTCCTAGAAGCACTATGATAATCCTCATCAACTATCGTAATTGTTTCATTAGATAGGTGGTAAACTTCTTGATTAAAAATCAGGTTACCTTTTAGAACAGAATGTTGAACGGATACTCCGACCCCTAACGGAATAATGACCTTCGTATGTCCCAATCCTTTTCGAATTAAAATTACATTTTGTTCATCGGGAAGTAGTGTATTTCCTAAATCAATGATAGTATCTCCCATTAAGATAGAAATATTGATATTATCCCACTCAAAAATATCACTGCCAATTTCTTTGTTTCCAAGCCACTGTTGCTTTCTTCGAACACCTACTTTGGAATCTGGCTCTCTACTTTCAACACCAACGTATCTTTTTTTCTTCCAAGGGATATCAATAAGTGAATCTAAATTTAAATCTTCTAAAATATTTCCA
The Jeotgalibaca sp. MA1X17-3 genome window above contains:
- the liaF gene encoding cell wall-active antibiotics response protein LiaF, whose amino-acid sequence is MDKIGLKLFLFLESLLFLFTLYQLFRNFDLLLISLIGFILIVLSKTKPKKRNLYLSIGWFMLILSVLSIFTTWVMVGLLMFYFIMQGGNILEDLNLDSLIDIPWKKKRYVGVESREPDSKVGVRRKQQWLGNKEIGSDIFEWDNINISILMGDTIIDLGNTLLPDEQNVILIRKGLGHTKVIIPLGVGVSVQHSVLKGNLIFNQEVYHLSNETITIVDEDYHSASRKIKIVCSTLIGDVEVIYL
- a CDS encoding sensor histidine kinase, yielding MKIKTFFRFFFTLGLILLLTVLATLFSLRSFLSFPDLLSIENFSVPIFLFLGAVIFFLSLTFSWVLQHSLVKLEKEIVERLQLLNKGNYTIVESENSVTNNLFLAEGSEIIKEEINLLRSKLVLLSREVQELSSLPRIPRKETKEEILSQERHRIARELHDSVSQQLFAGMMILSAINEKADTLPENIQKQLAMVESIVNESQSEMRALLLHLRPVKLEGKTLKKGIEQLLNELRTKIQIKLKGEISSIDTIPGIEDHLFRIIQELLSNTLRHAKAKNLEVYLTQNSKEINLRIFDDGIGFDTSIQKTGSYGLMNIQERVTSLGGTLKIISFPNQGTIIDIRIPNTMES